Within the Gemmatimonas aurantiaca genome, the region CGGAGAGCCCATGAAAGTGGGTGTGGCCGTGGTCGACGTCATTGCCGGGAAGGATGCCGCCATCGGCATTCTCGCGGCCCTGGCAGCCCGGGATCGGGCCTCCGCACACGGAGAGCGCCTGGCGCCGGCCGAAAGGCGGGTGCACGTCACCCTGGCCACGTCGGCGCTGGCGGCGCTGGTCAATGTCACCCAGAACGTGCTCGTGTCCGGCGCGCCCGCCCGGCGCTGGGGCAACGCCCACCCCAACCTCGTTCCCTATCAGTTGTTTCACGCCGCCGACCGTTCGCTCGTCATTGCGGTGGGGAGTGACGGACAGTGGAAGCAGGCGGCCATCGCGCTCGGGCTCACGGTACTCGCGGACGATCCGGCGCTGGCCACCAATGCCGGTCGATTGGCGGCACGTGACCGCGTCGTGACAGCGATCGACGAGTGCGTGCGTGTTGCCCCCGCGCAACACTGGGTGGATCTGCTCGATGCCGTGGGGGTACCATGCGGTCTCGTCCGTACGGTGCAGGAGGCGTTGAGTGATGTCACCGCATCGGCACGCACGGGTGTTCCTCCGCTGTTGAATGGTCGTGTTCGCTTCGATCCGCCCCGATTGGATGAGCACGGTGTCACCATCCGGGAAAAACAGTGGAGTTTGTTCGACATGCTGCCGATACTGGAGTGAGGACGTGTGTGACTTCCTTGTTGCCGATTCGTCTTTTGCACGAGAAGACCAGCATGTTTGGCTCGATCTCGCTTGGCAGGGGTGTCAATCCAGTGACAGCGGCGTTATCCTAGCGCCGTGCACATGACGGAATCCCCGCAGCTCCCGCCGAACGACGTCGATTCGGACCAGGACGTCATCGCCCGCATTCTTGCGGGTGATCGCGACGCCTTCGCGATGCTGATCGGCCGCTACAGTGATCCGCTGTATCGGCATGCTCTCGGAATGACGGGCAGCCCCGACGTCGCCGAGGACATTCTCCAGACGTCGTTCATCAAGGCCTTTCACCATCTCGGTGAAGTCCGTGGACGATTCGACGCCTGGCTGTTCCGGATCGTAGCCAACGGATGCAAGGACTGGCTGAAGAACATTCGGCGCACGCATCTGAGCTACGACGAAGATGATCAGCCGTCCGGCTATGCGACGCCCGACGAGGATCTGGACCGCACGGAATTGCGTCAGGACCTCGATGCCGCGCTCGCGCAGTTGGCACCGTCACTTCGGGAAGCGTTCATCATGAAGCACGTGGAAGGACGCTCCTACGAAGAAATGGCGGACCTGTTGGGGACCACTGTTGGGGCACTGAAGATGCGCGTGCATCGGGCACGCGAGGCGCTTCAGGCCCTGCTCGAGGAGAAATACGCCTGATGCTCAACCGTCACGAAGCACACGACGAACTGAACGCGACGAATCGCGAACTGTCGCGCGATGTCGCGCCGCACGCCGATCGTCCGTTGGCCGATCGCGAAGTGCCGCTGCCGGGCCTGAGTGCGGCGACCGGCAACGCCGATGTCATCCACCAGTGGCTCGATGGCGAGGCGGCCGAGGCCGATGCCCGCCGCGCCGATGCCCGCCAGGTGGAGTTCTGGAAGCGGGTCGACAGCGATGCGGATCGTCTCCGCCGCATGAAGACGCCCGCGCATGTCGCGGCCAACATCATGGCCGCGCTGCCGCCGGTCGCCGTCGAGACGCGTGCCGCAACGGCCACCGTCGCCGCCACGGCCGCCGACGTGAGCACCACCGTGCAGAATGCCACGAGCGCCACGAAGGCCTCGTCGGGCAAGACCGCGCTGGTCGGCGCGCTGATGCTGGCCCTCGGCATTCTCATCGGCCGCATGATCTTCTGAGTACCGGCATCACCCGGTACGACAAAGGCCCGCGCAGAAGCGCGGGCCTTTTGTTTTCTTGTGATCCGGGTCGCCACGACCCACTGCTCATGGCCCGTCACCCACCACCCGGCTGTTCACCCCCGAACTCACGATCCCGGAACCCGGGACCGTCGTGCTTCACTACCGTGCCTCACATGTGAATCGCCCGCCCGATCGCACTGAGCGCCGCTTCCTTCACCGTCTCGCTCAGCGTCGGATGGGAATGCACCGTGATGCCGATGTCCTCGGCGCTGCCGCGATACTCCATCGCCAGCACCACTTCGCTCAGCAGATCGGCCGCGTTCGGTCCGATCATGTGCGCCCCCAGGATCTCGTCGGTGTCCTTGTCCACCACGAACTTCACGAAGCCCTGCGTCTCGCCCATGGTGCGCGCGCGGCCGTTCGCGCTGAACGGGAACTTGCCCACGCGATAGGCGCGGCCGCTGGCCTTCACTTCCTGCTCGGTGAGTCCCACGGTGGCCACTTCGGGCCAGGTGTACACGATGCCGGGCATGATGTGCTGGTGCATGTGCACCGGCTTGCCGGCGATGACTTCCGCGGCCACCACGCCTTCTTCTTCCGCCTTGTGCGCGAGCAGCTTGCCGCCCGTCACGTCGCCGATGGCATACACGCCCGGCAGATTGGTGCGCTGCTGGTCGTTGACGGCGATCTCGCCGCGCTGGCCCAGCGTGAGGCCCAGCGCCGCCGCATCCACGCCGGACAGCGACGGCTTGCGTCCCACGCTCACGAGCACGTAGTCGGCATCGATGCTGGAGGCTGCGCCGTCCTTCTCCACGTGAATGGTGACGCCATCGGCACGCATATCGGCGCCGGTCACCTTGGTGCCCGTGTGAATCTCGAGTCCCTGCTTGCGCAGGATCTTGTCGGCTTCTTTCACGAGGTCGTCGTCATTGCCGGGCAGGATGGTGGGGGCATACTCCACCACCGTCACCCTGGCACCCAGGCGACGCCATACGGAGCCGAGTTCGAGGCCGATCACCCCGCCACCCACCACGATGAGGTGTTTCGGCACTTCGGGGATCTGCAGCGCCCCCACGTTCGACAGCACGCGCTTCTCGTCGAACGGCAGGAACGGCAACTGCACCGGCACCGAGCCCGTGGCGATGATGACCGACTTGCCCTGCCACGCGGTCACGTTGCCATTGGCGTCCTTCACTTCGATCACATTGCCGGTCTTCAGCGTGCCGAAGCCTTTGGCCCACGTGATCTTGTTCTTGCGGAAGAGGAACTCGACGCCCTTGGTGTTCTGTGCGACCACGTCGTTCTTGCGCGCCATCATCGTGGCGAGATCGACCGCTGCATTATCGACCTTGATGCCGTGTTCCGCGGCGTGGAGGCGCAGCCATTCGTAGTGTTCCGACGACTGCAGCAGCGCCTTGGACGGAATGCACCCGACGTTGACACAGGTTCCGCCCAGCGTGTTGTCGGCTTCGACGCAGGTGACGGAGAAGCCCAGTTGGGCTGCACGGATGGCGGCCACATAGCCACCGGGGCCTCCGCCGAGGACAACGACGTCGGCGGTCTGAGGAGTCGGGGAAGTCATGTGCGGAAGATAAACGGCTAGGCGGCGGCGCGAAGGAAGCGTCGGGCGAGGTTGGCAATGGTCATGGGCGACGACCCTTCGTAGCGATTGTTGGCGATGACGAAGATGGTCGTGGCGTGTCCGACAGCGCGTTCGATCAGGGCGAGCAGGTCGTCCTGTCCTTCGGGGAAGGGGTCCTGGAGGCGGTCGTAGGGTGCGAACGCTTCCACGGCATCGTTGAACGTGCGTCCCGGACGCAGCAGAGCGCGGGCCACCGTGAAATCGGTGGTCAGCGCTTCGTCGTGCAGAAGCTGATCGCCGATCGTAGGCATGCGGGTCCACGAATTGAAGACGTGGGCGACACCATGCGCGCGCAGCACCGCGAAATAGGGAGCGGCGAGATATTCGGGCGAGCGGATCTCCACGGCGTATCGTGGACCACGCGGCAGAGCGCCGAAGAACCGGTCGAGGCGTTCCGCGAACGTGTCCACCCCGAGATTGACGTGGCGGGGAATCGCTTCGAATTCGAAGAGAAAGACCCCGGCATGATCGCCCAGGTGTTCGACCGAGGGCCCGATCACGGTGTCCACGCAGAGTGCCGCGTCGAGCCAGTCGGGGTTGGCGCCATTCGGACCGGTGGGGCGTTGCGGAACCAGAGCCTGATGTCGCGGGCTGCCCAGGGCATACGAAGTGATCTGGTCCCATACCTTCATCACGAGCGGAAAGCCCGCCGGGAGCGCGGCGCGGTACTCCTGCAGCGTCTCGGGTGACGGGGGCCGGTAGAAGAAGGAGTCGACGCCCACGGTGCGGAACAACGGGCAGCGGGCGTATTCGGCGAGCATGGCCGCGGTCGCGCCGCTCTTCGGATAGCTGCGGCGGTAGATGAGACCCGTCCACCCCGGATAGGTCCAGCTCGAGGTACCGAACCGCACGCCCGGAGGCAGCGCCGCTGCCAGGCTGGCCGCTTCCTGCAGGTACTGTTCGCGGCGGTCGAGCGGTTCGTCGAAGAGGGAACCCTGGAGATCATCCGGCATGGTCATACCGGAAAAATGGGCTGTTCAGGGGGGTTCGTGTCTTCCGGGAGGCGCCGCGGCCGGATTCGTGCCCGGACGACTGGCTATTGGGCGGGCCACACGCGCGCGACTGGCTATTGGGTGGGGCGAAAGTTTGAGGGGCGCCCTGCGGGCGCGATACCGGCAGGATGAACCGCGGATAAAAGCAGGATGGTCCGGTGTGGGGTGCCGGCGATGTCGCGTTTCGGATACATGGGGATTTTGAGGATTGAACTACGGGAGGAACAACGGTCAGGCTGGAGCTGCGACCGCTGTTCTCGCAGTTCAATTTCAAAAAGCCAGACGGTCTCCAACGCGGCATCCTCGCCGCCCGCACGGGACCAATCCTGCTTTTATCCGCGGTTCATCCTGCCGGTATCGCCGCCGCAGGCGGCCCCCAAAATGATCGGGACGCGCCCAGAACCCGCCGCCTACGCAATGAACCAGGAGCGGGCCGTCGCGAGATCCGCGATCAGAAAACCTGATCCGGGTGTTCCGGACCCGCCTCGAGTTCTCCATGCGCAATCACCTCACCAGAGGCATTTCGGCGCCACCATCGACCCATGAGACGGTCACTACGTACTCGTGCGTCGAACAACAGCTGCGCGCTCTCCACGAGGCCCACCAGCGCGCGGGGCGCGCCGTCGAGCAGGTGTACCGGCTGCGGTGCGGCGTCGGCCATGGTGATCGTGAGTCCGAACAGCGGCACGGTCGTGCCGGTCGATGACGACACTGTTTCCGATGGATCCAGCGAAAATGCCGTGCGCTCACCGCCTTCCTCGGCAATCAACGCCCCCCGCCAGGGTCGGGAGAGTGAAAGCGGAGCGGGCGAAAGCGGAAGCATCGGAAAATCCTGTCTCGGGGTGATGAAGTCATCTATGAGACACCAAGAGCACGCTCAAGGTTCGGAAGCACTCCCTGAATCCGCTCGATGGCGCCAACTGTTACCACGCGGTGACGCGCGCACTGTGATCCCGGGCCCTTGGCAAGCCAGGCCCTCTTCGTACATTGAGCACGACGAACCGACGGTCGCACGGAGGCTGTCACTCCCGCGGCACGCGTGACGCGCGTCGTGTTCCCTGCGTCTTCAGAGCGATGGCCTTTGGCGACAGCCTCTGGCTCTGCTCCGGAATGATCGTCGGCAGCGGCTCCAATCCTCGCATTGAAAACGCATGCTGACGAAGCCCGACGTCCCGGCGGAAACGCTCAGGGGCGTCGTGGTGCTTCTGGGGGTGATGTCACCCCGTGTCCATTTCACCGGGGCCCTTTCACCGATGTCCGATTTCCAGATCACCCTCGAGCGGGTCACCGTCCCTGACCCGGCCACGCGCGGAGGCATGAGCCTCGCCGTGCAGCGGATCGTGCCCACGGCGCCCAGGCACGCGGCGAGCACCTCGTCGGTCGGCGTACGGCCCACGCTGGTGTTCCTGCACGAATCGCTGGGCTGCATCGACACCTGGCGCGAATTTCCCACCTTCCTGGCCGTGGCCGTGGGGTGCGACGCCATCGTCTACGACCGGCTGGGATATGGCCGGTCGGCGCCCATGTCCGATGCCCCGCGCACGCTGCGGTACCTGCATACGGAGGCGGAGCGGCTGTTCGCATTGCTCGATGTCCTGGGTATCGACGACGTGGTGCTGTTCGGCCACAGCGATGGTGGTTCCATCGCGCTGCTGGCGGCGGCCATGCAGCCGACACGCGTACGGGGCGTGATCACCGAAGGCGCGCACGTCTTCGTGGAGGAGGAGACCCTGCAGGGCATCCGCATCGCGCAGGCCCTCATGGCGAAGACCGATCTGCCCGTGCGTCTCGCGCGCTATCACGGCGACAAGGTGGCGCGCCTCACGTCGGCGTGGATCGACACCTGGCTGTCGCCCGAATTCCGGGACTGGAGCATCGAAGCCGATCTGCAGGGCGCGACGTGTCCGGCGCTCATCATGCAGGGCGATGGTGATGAATACGGCACCGCGGCGCAGGTCGATGCGATCGTAGCCGGCTGGGGCGGCGATGCGCGTCCGCTGATGATCCCGGGAGCGCGACACACACCACATCGGGAAGCGCAGACGGTGGTGCTGAAGACCTCGACGGCGTTTGTGAACGCGCTGCTCGAGGCTGTCGCCGACAAATAACAAGGTCTGACTCGGATCGCCGTTCGACGGCTCGCTCGTGGCTGACGATCGCGTCTGCCGATTCCTGGCCCGTGGTGGTGGACATCGAAGACCGGAGCGGGGCCCATCGCGCAGGCGGCGGGTTCTGGGCGCGTCCCGATCATTTTGGGGGCCGCCTGCGGCGGCGATACCGGCAGGATGAACGGCTGGATACCTGCAGGATATTCCGGTGAATGGGGCCGGGGATGTCGGGTGGCGGACGGATGGGTGTTTTGAGAATTGAACAACGGGAAGAACAACGGTGGGACTGACGCCGCGATGGTTGGTCCCGTCGTTCAATTTCAAAAAAACAGACTGTCCCCAGCGCGACATCCTCACCGCCTGCACGGGACCAATCCTGCTGTTATCCGCGGTTCATCCTGCCGGTATCGCGCCCGCAGGGCGCCCCTCAATCTCACGACTCGCATCAAAAGAACGGGCAGCGCACCGGAATGCGCTGCCCGCTTCACAGAGCTCCAACCATCGTGCGGCGCTCAGAGCACCAGCATCGCCGCCGGATCTTCCATGAGCTCCTTCACGCGCACCAGGAACAACACGGCCTGCTGACCGTCGATGATCCGGTGATCGTAGCTCAGCGCGATGTACATCATCGGCCGGATCTCGACCTTGCCGTCCACCGCGATGGGCCGGTCCTGGATCTTGTGCAGACCAAGGATGCCCGACTGCGGATAGTTGATGATCGGCGTGGACACGAGCGAACCGAACACGCCGCCATTGGTGATGGTGAACGTGCCGCCGGTGAGATCGTCCATGCTCAGCTTGCCGTCGCGGGCCCGCTTGGCGATGGCGCCGATGTCCTTGCCGATCTCCACGACACTCTTGCTGTCGGCGTCCTTGACGTTGGGCACCACGAGACCCGCATCGCTGGCGACGGCGATCCCCATGTTCACGTAGTGCTTGTAGACGATGGTGTCGCCATCGATCTGTGCGTTCACCAGCGGGTACGCCTTGAGCGCCAGGCAGGCTGCCTTGGCGAAGAACGGCATGAACGACAGCTTCACGCCCTGTTCCTTCTCGACACGTTCCTTCATGCGTTCACGGAAGGCCGTGATCGCGGTCATGTCGATCTCGTTGAACGTCGTCAGATGCGCCGTGGCATGCTGCGACTGCAGCAGATTCTCCGCGATGCGCTTGCGCCGCGTGGTCATCTTCTCGCGCGTCTCGCGACCCGCCGCCGACCCGGGAGCCGGCGTCGACGCCGCAGGGGCTGGCGCAGCCGCGGCTACCGGAGCGGCAGGTGCGCGCATCGCGTCCACGACATCGGCCTTGGAGACCACACCACCGCGGCCCGTGCCCGCCACCGACGCGGTGTCGATCCCGCTTTCCGTGGCCAGTCGAGCCGCGGCCGGCGACACCTTGGCGTCGGCGGTTGGCGCGGCCACGGCAGCAGGTGTTGCCGGAGCCGCCGGCGTGGGAGCCGCTGCCGGCGCGGCGGGCGCCGGTGCCGCGGCGGCCGCATTCGCAGTCGCGCCCGCGGCGATCTCACCCAGCACCTCACCAACGGCCACGACATCACCTTCGCCTTTGACCCGCGCCGTCAGCACGCCCGATTCGAGCGCCGGCACTTCAACCGTGATCTTGTCCGTTTCGAGCTCGACCAGCGTGTCGCCGGTGGCGACGGCGTCGCCCTCCTTCTTGAGCCAGCGCGAAACGGTCGCCTCGACGATGGACTCGCCGAGTGGGGGAACCTTGATGGACGACATGAGGCGGAGCGATGGAGAGCGATGGAAGAACCGTGTCGCGGAACGGCATCCGGGCAACGGCTTCGAATCAGGTCATGCAGGTCGAAATATAGAGAGCCGTACCGGCAAGCTGCCCACCCCCCGTCTTCTGCCCCTCTCTCCCGCCGGTGAACCCGTCTCACCTCACGCCCCTGCCACTAGATTGCGCGCATGCGAGCTCTGACTTTCAGCACGTTTGGCGGCCCCGACCAGCTCGTGGTGCGGGATGTGCGCGAACCCAACCTGACGGCGCCCGACTCGGTCCGGGTGAAGATCGAAGCGGCGGCGCTCAATCGTCTCGATCTGTGGGTCCTGAAAGGGATCCCCGGTTCCCGGATGATCCCCGGGTGGCCGTTGGGCTCTGACGGGGCCGGCACCGTCGAATCGGTGGGCAGCGCCGTCACCAGCGTGAAGCCCGGTGACCGGGTCATCATCAATCCCGGGGTGGTCAACCGGGAGTGTCGCTGCGAGTACTGTCAGGACGGCGACCAGCCGCTCTGTCTCAGCTACGGCATCCTGGGTGAACATCTGCCGGGCACGCTGGCAGAGTACGTGGTGGTGCCGGCGGCGAACGTGCGCACCATCCCCGACTGGATTCCGTGGGAGACGGCGGCGGCGTTTCCGCTGGCCACGCTCACGGCGTGGCGCATGATCGTCACCCGGGCCAAAGTCCGTCCGCAGGATCAGGTGCTCATCTGGGGCATCGGCGGCGGCGTGGCACTGGCCGCGTTGCAGGTGGCCAAGCACATCGGGGCGACGGTGTGGGTCACGTCGGGCAGCCCGCAGAAGCTCGAACGCGCGCAGTTCCTGGGGGCCGACCATCTGCTGGATCACCGCGAGCCCGATCTGGGCAAGACCATCCGCAACCGCACCAACAAGCGCGGCGTGGATGTCGTCATCGACTCGGTGGGCGAGGCCACGTGGCCGCAGTCGCTGATCGCGCTGGGCAAGCGGGGGCGCCTGGTCACCTGCGGCGGGACGTCGGGGCCCATGGTGGAAGTGGACGTGCGCCGGATGTTCTGGAACCAGTGGACCCTGATGGGCTCCACCATGGGGAACGACGCCGAATTCGATGCGATGACGGAATTCCTGCGTCACGGCTCGCTCCAGCCGCCCGTGGATTCCGTCTGGACGCTCGAACAGGCCCCCATGGCCTACGAGCGCCTGCAGTCGGGCGCGCAGTTCGGCAAAGTGGTCGTCACGCTCTGAGTGCGGCTGCCGGAAGACCGGCGTACTCCCGGGGCATCTCCAGGATGGGTGGATGAGGGTGGGTGGATGACGGAAACCGCGCGGTTTTCGATCGAGGAAGAGAAGGCGCTCCGGGCCGCCGTCCTGGCCGGCGAGACGCCCGAGTGTCCGCGGTGTCAGGTGCGGATGACCCATCGCTCCATTGGCGGCGGGTCGTTCGGGTTGGGCTATCACCGGCAGCGCGAATGGCTGCTGTGCCCGTCCTGCCGGCGCAGCGCCATTTTCGACGTCAAGCGCGGCACCCGCTTGTAGGCGTCCGCGCACGTGTCCCACTAGTTTTGTAGCTGCTGGTTGCCGCTTCGCTGCCTTTTCTCCGGATTCCCTTGTTTCAGCCGTTCGCGTCGCCGTTTTCTGATTCACTCCTGCTCGCCGACGCCGCGATGCAGAACATGTCGGGCACTGCCACCACCCCCACCACGTTCGCCGAACGTCTCGAGCAGAGTTTTTCGCTGCTCAGTGAGTTCGTGCCCGCGCTGTTCGGCGCGCTCGTCATCCTCTTCGCCGGCTATCTCGTGGCGAAGGTCGTGGAAAAAGGCACGACGCG harbors:
- a CDS encoding DUF72 domain-containing protein yields the protein MTMPDDLQGSLFDEPLDRREQYLQEAASLAAALPPGVRFGTSSWTYPGWTGLIYRRSYPKSGATAAMLAEYARCPLFRTVGVDSFFYRPPSPETLQEYRAALPAGFPLVMKVWDQITSYALGSPRHQALVPQRPTGPNGANPDWLDAALCVDTVIGPSVEHLGDHAGVFLFEFEAIPRHVNLGVDTFAERLDRFFGALPRGPRYAVEIRSPEYLAAPYFAVLRAHGVAHVFNSWTRMPTIGDQLLHDEALTTDFTVARALLRPGRTFNDAVEAFAPYDRLQDPFPEGQDDLLALIERAVGHATTIFVIANNRYEGSSPMTIANLARRFLRAAA
- a CDS encoding alpha/beta hydrolase, translating into MSDFQITLERVTVPDPATRGGMSLAVQRIVPTAPRHAASTSSVGVRPTLVFLHESLGCIDTWREFPTFLAVAVGCDAIVYDRLGYGRSAPMSDAPRTLRYLHTEAERLFALLDVLGIDDVVLFGHSDGGSIALLAAAMQPTRVRGVITEGAHVFVEEETLQGIRIAQALMAKTDLPVRLARYHGDKVARLTSAWIDTWLSPEFRDWSIEADLQGATCPALIMQGDGDEYGTAAQVDAIVAGWGGDARPLMIPGARHTPHREAQTVVLKTSTAFVNALLEAVADK
- a CDS encoding RNA polymerase sigma factor → MLIGRYSDPLYRHALGMTGSPDVAEDILQTSFIKAFHHLGEVRGRFDAWLFRIVANGCKDWLKNIRRTHLSYDEDDQPSGYATPDEDLDRTELRQDLDAALAQLAPSLREAFIMKHVEGRSYEEMADLLGTTVGALKMRVHRAREALQALLEEKYA
- the odhB gene encoding 2-oxoglutarate dehydrogenase complex dihydrolipoyllysine-residue succinyltransferase; the protein is MSSIKVPPLGESIVEATVSRWLKKEGDAVATGDTLVELETDKITVEVPALESGVLTARVKGEGDVVAVGEVLGEIAAGATANAAAAAPAPAAPAAAPTPAAPATPAAVAAPTADAKVSPAAARLATESGIDTASVAGTGRGGVVSKADVVDAMRAPAAPVAAAAPAPAASTPAPGSAAGRETREKMTTRRKRIAENLLQSQHATAHLTTFNEIDMTAITAFRERMKERVEKEQGVKLSFMPFFAKAACLALKAYPLVNAQIDGDTIVYKHYVNMGIAVASDAGLVVPNVKDADSKSVVEIGKDIGAIAKRARDGKLSMDDLTGGTFTITNGGVFGSLVSTPIINYPQSGILGLHKIQDRPIAVDGKVEIRPMMYIALSYDHRIIDGQQAVLFLVRVKELMEDPAAMLVL
- a CDS encoding zinc-binding dehydrogenase; this translates as MRALTFSTFGGPDQLVVRDVREPNLTAPDSVRVKIEAAALNRLDLWVLKGIPGSRMIPGWPLGSDGAGTVESVGSAVTSVKPGDRVIINPGVVNRECRCEYCQDGDQPLCLSYGILGEHLPGTLAEYVVVPAANVRTIPDWIPWETAAAFPLATLTAWRMIVTRAKVRPQDQVLIWGIGGGVALAALQVAKHIGATVWVTSGSPQKLERAQFLGADHLLDHREPDLGKTIRNRTNKRGVDVVIDSVGEATWPQSLIALGKRGRLVTCGGTSGPMVEVDVRRMFWNQWTLMGSTMGNDAEFDAMTEFLRHGSLQPPVDSVWTLEQAPMAYERLQSGAQFGKVVVTL
- the lpdA gene encoding dihydrolipoyl dehydrogenase; the protein is MTSPTPQTADVVVLGGGPGGYVAAIRAAQLGFSVTCVEADNTLGGTCVNVGCIPSKALLQSSEHYEWLRLHAAEHGIKVDNAAVDLATMMARKNDVVAQNTKGVEFLFRKNKITWAKGFGTLKTGNVIEVKDANGNVTAWQGKSVIIATGSVPVQLPFLPFDEKRVLSNVGALQIPEVPKHLIVVGGGVIGLELGSVWRRLGARVTVVEYAPTILPGNDDDLVKEADKILRKQGLEIHTGTKVTGADMRADGVTIHVEKDGAASSIDADYVLVSVGRKPSLSGVDAAALGLTLGQRGEIAVNDQQRTNLPGVYAIGDVTGGKLLAHKAEEEGVVAAEVIAGKPVHMHQHIMPGIVYTWPEVATVGLTEQEVKASGRAYRVGKFPFSANGRARTMGETQGFVKFVVDKDTDEILGAHMIGPNAADLLSEVVLAMEYRGSAEDIGITVHSHPTLSETVKEAALSAIGRAIHM
- a CDS encoding CoA transferase, with the translated sequence MSTDKLQGLKVLDLSRVLAGPYCTMMLGDLGASVIKVERPGAGDDTRGWGPPFDAQGQSAYFLSTNRNKLSLAADFRDPADLELVLQLAREADVIIENYLPGALSRNGIDADSLMAQNERLIWCTISGFGPQSMRPGYDFVAQAESGWMSITGEPHGEPMKVGVAVVDVIAGKDAAIGILAALAARDRASAHGERLAPAERRVHVTLATSALAALVNVTQNVLVSGAPARRWGNAHPNLVPYQLFHAADRSLVIAVGSDGQWKQAAIALGLTVLADDPALATNAGRLAARDRVVTAIDECVRVAPAQHWVDLLDAVGVPCGLVRTVQEALSDVTASARTGVPPLLNGRVRFDPPRLDEHGVTIREKQWSLFDMLPILE